CCGGTGGTGACCGCCGTCCGGGGCGCCGCGGCGGGCGGCGGAATCGGGCTCGCCCTGGCGGGCGACATCGTCGTGGCGGCCCGGTCTGCACGCTTCCGACTGGCCTACACGGCGATCGGGCTCACCCCGGACTGCGGCGCCACGTGGCTGCTGCAACGCCTGCTGGGCCCTCGGCGGGCCGCGGATCTGATCCTCACCAACCGGGTGCTGACCGGCGACGAGGCCGAACGATGGGGCCTGGTGTCCCGGGTCGTGGAGGACGCCGGACTGGACGACACGGCCCACCGGACGGCCGCCGCGCTGGCCGCCGGATCAGGCGCCGCCCTGCGGGCCGCGAAGGAGCTGTCGCGGGCGGCCTCCGAAGCGCCACTGGAGGAGCAACTGGCTGCGGAGGCCCGCTCGATCGCCGCCCTGGCGGGCAGCGCGCCGGCTCAGGCCGCGATGGAGTCGTTCCTCGCCGCCCGGTCCGGCGGCGGGGCGTCGGCCGGGCGGCCGTCGGACCAGGAGCCACAAAGTGTTTCTTGACGACCTCTTCACTAACAGGGTCGCTGGAGCGTAACCTCCGGGCAACACAGATCGCAGTCCCCTGCGACCCGGCATCCGTCGCCGCGCGGCCTCAAGCCCGCGCCCCCACAGGAACAAAGGTGTGGAGATGCATTCTGCTGCCGTGGAGCGGACGGACACCGTCGACTCCTCCCTCGCCGACGCCGTCATCGACCTCGCCCTGCGCGGCATGTGGCGCGGTACGCAGGAGTCCGTGCACCGCCCGCTGGTCGACGCCGGACTCGCCATGGTGAAGGGCCCGATGGTGCTGCCCACCGAGCGCGCCAAGCAGGCCGCCGCACAGATGCTGCGGATCCCGGCCGGCTCCGAGAACGAAGGACGGCTCACCGCCGTCTACGAGGCGTTCCTGCCCGTCAACCGGAAGGTCCGCGAGGTCTGCACGGCCTGGCAGTGCCGCCCGGACGGCACCGTCAACGACCACGGCGACAGCGTCTACGACGCCGAGGTGCGCGAGCTGCTGGAGGACGTGCACGAGGCCATCCAGCCGGTGCTGCGCAGGCTGGAGCGGCTGCTCGCGGGCAGCGGCCGGTATCTCACGGCTCTGGAGGAGGCCCTCGGCCGGTTCGACGACGGCGGCCCGCAGTGGCTGGCCTCCCCGCTGTGCGACTCGTACCACACCGTGTGGATGCGGCTGCACCAGGAACTGCTGCTGGTCCTGGGCATCAGCCGGGCCGAGGACGAGGCCCGCGAGGAGCGGCTGGTCCGAGGGGGCCGGGGTTGAGCGTCACCGACCGCCGCCCCGGCGTCGACGCGCCGCGGCAGGCCCCCGGCCTGGCCCTGGTGCCGTACGGCCAGGGACGGACCCGCGGACTGGACGCCGACGCGCTGGGCACGCACGGCGTCGCGATGGACCGGCTGGTGGCCCTCGGACTGACGGTGGTGCCGGGGCTGACGGTGCCGGCGGGCGCGGCGGTCTCGCTGGGCGAGCCCGGCACCGCCCGTGCGGCCGTCGGACTCGTCGAGCAGTTGTCGGGACGCCGGGTGGGTGACGCGAGCCGGCCGCTGCTGCTGCGGCTGTCGGCGAGCGCGCCGACGGACATCGCGGGGCTGCCGCCCGATCTCGCCTGTCTCGGAGTCACCCCGGACAACGCCGGGGACCTGTGTACCGTCATCGGGCGCGCGCAAGCGCTGTACGAGGTGTGGGCGGCCACCGTCCGGATGGTCGCCGAGTACGGCCTCGGCGTACCGGCCGCGCTGCTGGACGACGCGCTCCTCGACAGCCCCGAGCCCCGGGCCCGCGTCGAGGCACTCCTCTCCCTGGTCGCCCGGCATGCCGGGCGACCGTTCCCCGACGACCCGGCCGAGCAGCTCGCGCTGGCCGCCCGGGCGGTCCTCGCCCGCTGGGACTCGCCGCGCGCCCGACGGTCGCGCCGGGCCCAGAAGCTCCCCGCCGACCTGGACATCGCGTTGCACGTCCAGGCGCTGCGCATCGGCCCCGCCGACCGCTCCGGCTACGGCACGGCGGTCAGCCGCCACCCCGAGACCGGCCGCTTCTCGCCGCAGGGCTCGTTCTTCCGGGGCGTGCGGCGCAGCGCACCGCCCCCGCACACCGGCGAACCCCTGGAGAAGCTCGCGGAAGGCACGGCGCTCCTGGAGCACGCGCTGCTCACTCTCGAACGCCATCTGCACGCGCCGGTCTCCGTCGACTTCGAGGTGCGCGACGGCGAGGTCTCCCTGCTCGCCGCCGCCGTACAGAGCCGTCCGCCGCTGCGCGCCTCGGTGTGTCTGGCGGCCGACCTGGTCCGCGACGGCGCCCTGGACAGGGATGCGGCGGTTCGCCGGATCGGCCCCGCCCAGGTGCAGGAACTCCTGCACCCCCAGCTGAAGTTGACCGGCGACGAGGAGCTGCTGGTACGGGGGCTGCCCGCGTCCCCCGGTGCCGCGACCGGCACGATCGCGCTGTCCAGCGAACGCGCCCTCGAACTGGCCGCCGAAGACACGCACGCCGTCCTGGTGATGCACGAGACCACACCGGCCGACGTCCCCGGGATGCTGGCCGCCGCCGCGGTGCTGACCGGGAGCGGCGGCATCGCCTCGCACGCGGCCGTGGTGGCGCGGGGCGCGGGCAAGCCGGCGGTGTGCGGCGCCGAGGGGCTGCGGGTGGACCGGACGGCCGGCACGGTACGGATCGGAGACCGGGTGCTGCGCGAGGGCGAACCGGTGTCGCTCGACGGCCGTACCGGCGCCGTCTACGCCGGAACGCTGCGGGTCAGTGTCGCCGCTCCCCCGCCGGAGCTGTCCACCCTGCTCGACTGGGCGGACGGCGCGCGGCGGCTCGGGGTGCGCGTCAACGCCGACACCGCGGCCGAGGTGAGCACCGCCGTCGCCCTGGGCGCGGAGGGGGTGGGCCTGTGCCGTACGGAACACCAGTTCCTCGGCGAGCGGCTGCCGCTGATCCGCAGCGTCCTGCTGGCCGCCGACCCGGCGGCCCGTGACGAGGCGCTGGTCGCCCTCGAACAGGCGCAGCACGAGGATTTCAAGGCGCTGCTGGCCGCCGTCGGGGACCGCCCGGTCACCGTGCGCCTGCTGGACGCCCCGCTGCACGAGTTCCTGCCCGCCCCCGGTGAGGCCGAGGCCGCCGGTGATCCGGCCGCGGAACAGCGGGCCGCGGCGCTGCGCGAGGCCAACCCGATGCTCGGGCTGCGCGGCGTACGGCTGGCGCTGCTCCACGAGCGGCTGTACCCGGCGCAGGCGGAAGCCCTCTTCTCCGCCTGGGCCGAGGTGGCCGCCACCGGCGTGCGGCCCCGGCTGGAGGTGATGATCCCGCTGGTCAGCCTGCCGGAGGAGCTTCAGGCCGCCGCCGCCTTCGTGCGCGGCGCCGCCGAGACCGTGGCGGCCCGCACCGGCATCGAGGTGCCGTACCGGCTCGGCACGATGATCGAGACACCGCGCGCCGCCCTGCTGGCCGCCGAACTGGCCGAGCACGCCGAGTTCTTCTCCTTCGGGACCAACGACCTCACCCAGCTCACCTACGGATTCTCCCGGGACGACGTGGAACGCCAGGTCCTCGCCTCGTACCAGGAACGCGGGTTCCTCACCGCCAGCCCGTTCGCCCGGCTCGATCCGCACGGGGTCGGCGCGCTGATCGCCCTGGCGGTGGAGCGGGCCAGGGGCACCCGGCCGGACATCAAGCTCGGCGTGTGCGGTGAGCACGGCGGCGACCCCGAGTCGATCGCGTTCTGCGACAACCTCGGACTGGACTACGTCTCCTGCTCCGCGCACCGCGTCCCGGTCGCGCGGATGGCGGCGGCGCACAGCGCGCTGCGCGGGAGTGGCAGTGGCAGTGGCAGTGGGCACGACGAGAACGGGACAGCACCATGACGACCACCGTGACCGGCCCCGGCGCCACGGAGGCGGAACTCGACGATCTGCGCGAGACCGTGCGGTCGGTGTGCGCGGACGCGGGCGGCGTCGCCGCGGTGCGCGGGCTCGACGAGCGCCTCCCCGGCATCGACGCCGGGCTGTGGGACACCCTCGGCCGGCGGGTGGGCCTCGCGGCCCTCGGTCTGCCGGAGGCGGTGGGCGGCGTCGGCTCGCTCGCGGAGATCGCCGTGGTCTGCGAGGAGCTGGGCAGGACGCTGGCTCCGGTACCGCTGCTGTCCTCCACCGTGCTGGCCGGGCAGGCGCTGGCCGGCTGCGGTACGGCAGAGGCGCCGCTGGCGGAGCTGGCCGAGGGCCGGATCCACTCGCTGGCCGTGGCCGCGCCCGACGGCGTGTGGCGGCCGGACGCCGTGCCGGTGGCCGTCGCCTGGCGGGGCGGCGCCCCGGTGCTGGACGGCACCGCGCCGTTCGTGCTCGACGGCGCGGACGCCGAGATGCTGGTGGTCGCGGCCGCCGGCCCCGACGGGGTGGACCTCTTCCTCGCCGACCCGCGGGAGCCGGGCGTGACGGTCCGCCGGGTGCCCACGCTGGACCTGAGCCGGGGCCAGGCCGTGGTCACCTTCTCCGGTGCCGCGGCGCGCGCGCTGACCGCCGGGGGCGAGGGGGCGGAGGTCGTCACCCGTGCGCTGGACGTGGCCTTCGTGGCGCTGGCCGCCGAGCAGCTCGGCGGTGCGCAGGCGGCCCTGGACATGACGGTGGCGCAGGTGCGGGAACGTACGCAGTTCGGCCGGGCGATCGGCAGCTTCCAGGCGGTCAAGCACACCTGCGCGGACATGCTGCTCCAGGTCGAGTCCGCGCGGTCCGCGGTGGTCCGGGCGGTCCGGGCGGCCGGGTCGCCCGAGGCGCTCGCGGAGGCCGCCGCGGTCGCGCAGTCCTGGTGCGGCGAGGCGTTCACGTTCGTCGCCGCGGAATGCGTCCAGCTGCACGGCGGCATGGGCTTCACCTGGGAGCACGACGCGCACCTGTACTTCCGGCGCGCGCAGTCCGACGCCGTGCTGCTGGGCGGCGCGGACCACCACCGGGAACGACTCGCCGGACTGCTGAGCTGGTGACGTCAGGAAGAAGGCGGGACCTCATGACCACCAGGCTCATCGACGACAGCCTCTTCGACGGCGCGGATCCGCCGCGCCTCGTGGGGGCGCGCTGCACCGGATGCGGCACCGTGGTCTTTCCCCGGCAGGGCTCCTGCCCCAGGTGCTCGGACGGGGCGATGGCCGCACACGTGCTGCCGGAGAGCGGCGAGGTCTGGTCGTGGACGGTGCAGGCGTTCCCGCCCAGAGAGCCGTACCGCCCGCCGGCCGACGGCCACCGGCCGTACGCCGTCGGCTATGTGGACCTCGGAGAGGTCCTGGTCGAGGCCCGCCTGGACCTGCCCCGGCAGCTGATCCGGATCGGGCTGCCGGTCCGGCTGACGACGGTGCCGACGTACTGCGACGAGGACGGGACACAGGTGCTGACCTTCGCCTTCGGCCCGGACGCGGAGGACGCGCGATGAACCGCTCCGAAGAGATCTACGTGATCGGATGCGGTATGCATCCCTTCGGCCGCGACGAGTCCGTCAGCGGTCTGGACATGGCCGAACGGGCCATACGGGAGGCACTGGCCGACGCCGCCGTCCCCTGGGCGGACATCGGGTACGCGGCGGGCGGCTCCGACGTGTCCGGCAAGCCCGACACCCTGGTGGGCCGGCTGGGGCTGACCGGGGTGCCGTTCGTCAATGTGCAGAACGGCTGCGCGACCGGCGCCTCGACGGTGCTCGCCGTCGCCAACGCGCTGCGGGCGGGCGAGGCGTCGCTGGGGCTCGCCGTCGGGTTCGACAAGCACGAGCGGGGCGCCTTCCACGTCTCCGCCGCCCGTTACGGCCTCGGTGACTGGTACGCGGAGACCGGGATGATGCTGACGACCCAGTTCTTCGCCCTGAAGACGCAGCGGTATCTGCACGAGTACGGCATCCCGGAGCGGACCTTGGCGACGGTGGCGGCGCGCGCCTTCCGCAACGGCTCCCGCCACCCCCTGGCCTGGCGGCGCAAGGAGCTGACGGAGGACGAGATCCTGCACTCCGCCGAGGTCAGCCCGCCGCTCACCCAGTACATGTTCTGCTCTCCCGGCCAGGGCGCGGCCGCGCTGGTCCTCGCCCGCGGCGACCGCGCGTTCGACCTGTGCGAACGGCCCGTCAAGCTGGCCTCTCTGGCCTTCAGGACCAGGCGGTTCGGCTCGTTCGAGGTGTTCGCGCCCTGGCTGCCGCCGGGACCGCACCACAGCCCGAGCGTGGACGCGGCGGAGGCGGTCTTCCGCGGCGCCGGCCTCGCGCCCTCGGACGTCCAGGTCGCGCAGTTGCAGGACACCGACAGCGGCTCCGAGCTGATCCACCTGGCGGAGACCGGGCTGTGCGGGCACGGCGAGCAGCGGGAGCTGCTGGCCGCGGGGGCCACCGACCCCACGGGCCGGATCCCGGTCAACACCGACGGCGGCTGCCTCGCCGGCGGCGAGCCCGTCGGCGCCTCGGGGCTGCGGCAGTTCCACGAGGTCGTCCGTCAGTTGCAGGGCCGCGCCCCGGGGGTGCAGGTGCCGGGCGGTCCCCGGGTGGGCTTCACCCATGTGTACGGGGCGCCCGGGATCAGCGCGTGCGCGGTGCTGACGGTCTGAGCCCCGGACGGCGAGCCGCGGTCGCCGGACCTGTACGAGGATCTCCCGCGCCCCCCGCCGGACACCGACGTCGTGGGTGCCCGGCGGGTGGCCGAGGCCGTCGCCCGGGCATGGCGCGGGCCCACTACGGACGGGGTGGTCGACGTCACCGGCGCATACGGCTCGTGCGGCTCGCCGACGCCGATGGACTCCGGCCGGGTCTCAGGCCGGTGCGGCCGCGCTGCCCGGGCCGGCGGCGACGATGCGCAGCGCCAGGGACCTGACGGCCTCCTGCACGGAGCGGGACGGCAGCCCGGACAGCGGCCCACCCTCCGCCCGCAGCGCGGTGACGAGGATGGTCGTACTGATCAGCGTGCGCACCGCGAGCGCCTGTGCCGCATGCCGTGACTTGGCCGCCCGCGGGCTGCGGGTGGTGCCGTCCGGCAGATAGTCGTAGGCCCGCTGGATGTGCCGCTGCTCGAACTCGTCCCGCAGCGCCTTGAGGTTGCCGTTGGCGGAGGCCACCTGGACCTGGTAGAGCCGGGCCTCGTCGGGGCTGCGCTCCACCCAGTCCCACACGGCGTCGATGACCCGGACCAGGCCCTCGGCGTCACCCTTCTCGGAGTCCGGCCGGGCCGCCTCCACGACCGCGTTCAGCTGGTCGAAGACCCGCCGCATGGACAGCTCGAGCAGCTCCTCCTTGCCGGCGAAGTGGTAGTAGACGGCCGTGGGCACCACCTGTGCCTCGTCCGCGATGTCCTGGACGCTGGTCTCGGCGAACCCGTTGCGCCCGAACACCCTGACCGCGGCCGTGATGATGTGCTGCCGCCGCGAGGGTCGATGGGCCGGCTGCTTGCCGTTCTGCTTCGTGGCCATCATGCTCCTGCCGACTGCCGTGACCGGTCACTGTACGCCCGGCGGGTACTGACCATGGTATCCAGTAACTCTTCCTGGTCGGGACCGTAATTCCTGGTGCTTGCCCGGCACAGGCACAGAAGGATCCCGGCATACTTGACACCATGACTACATCCGGAACCCGCGCCGCTCACCGCCCTTCGCGCAAGCAGTGGGTCATCGAGGCGGCCACGGAGCTGTTCGCCACGCAGCCTCCGGACGAGGTGACGGTGGCCGATATCGCCGCGCGGGCGGAGATGACGTCGGCCGCGGTGTACTACCACTTCGCCTCCAAGGACCAGGTCCTGGTGGAGGGCATGCGGGTGTTCGCCGCGGCGCTGCGTGAGCAGGTGGAGACGCTCGCTCAGGCCCATGCGCCGGGTGCGGGCATCGGCCCGGCCGTCACGGCGCTGGTGGCCTGGCTGGGCGAGCACCGCTCCTCCGCCACCGTCTTCTTCGTGTCCTCGGCCGGCATGAGCCAGGAGGCGGAGGCGCTGCGCCACGAGGTCCGTACCCAGTTGCTGGACGAACTGGTACGGCTGGTCCGGAAGGCCGACGGGCCGGTCGCGGACGCGGAGGCGGCGGTGATCGGCCTGGGCGTGCTGGCGCTGCTGGAAACCGCGGCGATCTCACAGGTCCGGGGCGACGACGTGTACCGCTCCCTGGGGCACCGTTCCTTCCTCCGCGAGGTCGGCCGCCTCGCGGAGCGGATCGCCGATCCGACGACCGGAACCGAGTAGGGGTACGGCCGGGGCGACGTCAGACCAGCAGCCGTAGTGGTCTGCGCAGCAGTTCACCGACCGTACGCAGATACTCGGCCGCCGGAGCCCCGTCGACGGCACGGTGGTCGAAGGTGAGACTCAGGGTGAGCACGCGCGTCCGCCGCGGCCGGTCGTCGACCCACTCGACGCCGTCCCTGAGCCTGCCCACGCCGAGGATGGCCACATTGCCGGGATTGATCACCGGGGTGAAGAAGTCGACGCCGTATCCGCCCAGTGAGGTGACGGTGAAGGTGGCGCCGTCCAACTGCGCCGGGGAGATCCGGCCGGCTCGGGCGTTCTCTGCCAACTCCCTTGAGCAGCTGGCGATTTGGGGCAGCGACAGGTCCGCCGCGTCCTGGATCACGGGGACGAGCAGGCCGTTCGGTACCGCGACCGCGAAGCCGACGTGGATGTCCTCGAACAGGTGGATGCCGTCCTCGAACACCCCCGCGTTGAGCAGCGGGTGTTCCCGCAGGGCCAGGGCCGCCGCCTTCATCAGGAAGTCGTTCAGGCTGGGCACCGGCAGGTCGCCGGCCGCCCACTCCTCCTTGAGCTGGGCCCGCAGGGCCACGACGGCGTCCATCCGCACCTCGTAGCCGTGCGTGAGCTGCGCCATCTCCTGGAGGCTGGCGTGCATCCGGCGGGCGATGGCGCCGCGCATCCCGGTCATCGGGAGGACGTCCCCGGGCTGTGGTGCGCCGGCCGGGACGCGCCGGCCCGCCGGTGCGGGGGCCGGGGTGACGGCGTCGAGGTCGGCCCGGCGGATCCGGCCGCCCGCGCCGGAGCCGTGTACGTCGGCGAGGTCGATGCCCCGTTCCTTCGCCAGCCGACGGACCAGGGGGGACACGGGCAGGACCTGGTGGCCGCCCGACCGCGGCTGGGCCAAGGCGGCCGCCGCGATGAGCAGATGCTCCTCCACGTCCTCGGAGACGATCCGGCCGCCCGGCCCGGTGCCGGACACGGCGGTGAGGTCGACGTGTGCCTCGGCCGCCACCCGCCGGGCGTTCGGGGAGGCGAGGAGCCTGCCCCCGGTTCCGGCGAGGCCGGCCGTGCCGTCAGGGGCCCGCGCCGCGGCCACCGAAGCGCCTCCGGCCGCCACCAGCGCCGTAGCGCCCGCGCCCGACGACCCGGCGCCGGCCTGCGTCGGTGCCGGCGCCGCGGGCGCCGGAGCGCCTCCGGCCGCCACAAGCCCCGTGGACTCCGCGCCCGCGCCGGACGACCCGGCCCCGGACCCCGTCCCCGCCCCCGCCCCCGCCCCCGCCCCCGGCGGCTGTTCCCCCTCCGCCAGCAGCCAGCCGATGAGCGCCCCGGCCGGAACCGTCGTGCCGGCGGCGACGGTGGGGTGGAACAGGCCCCCGGCCTCCGCCTCGACATCCACGTCGACCTTGTCGGTGGCCAGCCGCAGCAGCGCGTCGCCCTCCGCGACGACGGCGCCGGTGGGCACGAGCCACTCGTCGATCGTGCCCTCCTGCATGGTCAGGCCGATCTTCGGCAGCAGAACCTCGACCGCCACGTCGCTCACGCCCTTTCGAGGAGACGACGGCAGCCCTGAGCGATCCGGGCGCGGTCGGGTACGTAGGCCTTCTCCAGCACCGGCGAGAACGGCACCGGGGAGAAGGGGGCGCCGATCCGCAGGACCGGCGCGTCGAGGTAGTCGAAGGCCGCGTCCTGGATCTGGGCGGCGATCTCCGCGCCGAGCCCGCCGAAGGTGACCGCCTCGTGCACCACGAGGACCCGGTTGGTGCGCCGGACGGAGGCGAACATGGTCTCGGTGTCCAGGGGCTGCACGGTGCGGGGGTCGATCACCTCGACCTCGATGCCCTCGGCGGCCAGTTCGTCCGCCGCCGCGAGGGCCTCGCCCACCATGCGGCCCAGGGCGACGACGGTGACGTCGGAGCCCTGCCGTGCGGTGTACGCCTGCCCCAGCGGAATGCCGTAGATCTCCTCGGGCACCTCGCTCGTACTGCCCAGCAGCACCTTGTTGAGCATCACGACGACCGGGTTGTCGTCCCGGATCGCCGAGACGGTGAGGCCCTTGGCGGTGTACGCGTCGCACGGCATGACGACCTTGAGGCCGGGGACGTGCGCGAGCCAGGCCTCCAGGCTCTGGCTGTGCTGGGCGGCGGCGCCGAGGCCCGCGCCGGAGGCGGTGGTGATGGTGAGCGGCACCGACACGGCGCCGCCGAACATGTACTTCATCTTGGCGGCCTGGTTGACGATCTGGTCCAGGCATACGCCGATGAAGTCCATGAACATCAGGTCGACGACGGGCCGCAGGCCCCGGGCGGCGGCGCCCACGCCCAGTCCGACGAGCGCGGCCTCGGAGATCGGGGTGTCGATCATGCGGCGGGGGCCGAACTCGTCGAGCAGGTTGTCGAACATGCGGAAGACGCCGCCGTATCCGGCCACGTCCTCGCCGGCGACGAAGACGTTCTCGTCCTCGCGCATGGCCTGCGCGAGTCCTTCGTTGAAGGCCTTGACGTAGCTGAGTTGGCGGGCCGCGGCGCCCTGGTCGACGGCCGGTGTTTCGGTGATCGTGGTCATGGCGGTCATCCCGAGTAGACGTTGAGCAGCAGGTCGGCGGTGTCCGGCAGCGGGCTGGCCTCGGCGTACGCGATGGCGTCGGCGATCGCGTCGCGGGTGCGCTGCCAGGTGTCGTCCAGTTCGGCGCGGGTGGCGGTGCCGTCGGCGAGGGCACGGGCCTCCAGCAGGTCGATCGCGTCACGGGCCTTCCACTCGTCGACCTCCCGCTGCGAGCGGTAGGGGTGGCGCAGGCCCTTGACGCCCTGGTGGTCGTAGTAGCGGTAGGTCTTGGCCTCGATGAACATGGGCCCCTCGCCGGCCCGGGCGCGTGCGACGGCCTCGACCGTGGCGCGGTGCACGGCGACCGCGTCCATGCCGTCGACGATCACGCTGGGCATGCCGTAGGCGGCGGCCCGGTCGGCGACGTCGGTGAGCAGCATGTGCTTGGACTGCGGGGTGAACTCGGCGTAGCCGTTGTTCTCGCAGACGAACAGCACCGGCAGCCGCAGGACGGCGGCCATGTTGGCGGCCTCGTGGAAGCTGCCGATGTTGGTGGCGCCGTCGCCGAAGAAGCTGACGGCGACGCTGTCCTCCTCCTTGTACCGGGCGGCGAAGGCGGCGCCGACGGCGATCGGGATGCCGGCGCCGACGATGCCGTTGGCGCCGAGCATGCCGAGGGAGACGTCGTTGATGTGCATGCTTCCGCCGCGGCCGAGGCAGGCGCCGGTGACCCGGCCGTACAGCTCGGCGTACATGTGCCGGAAGCTGACGCCCTTGGCCACGGCGTGCCCGTGGCCGCGGTGGGTCGAGGTGATCTGGTCGTCGTCGCGGAGGGCCGCCATGACTCCCGCGGCCACGGCTTCCTGACCGACGTAGAGGTGGAGGAAGCCCGGCAGTTTGCCGGCCTCCATGAGCCTTCCCGCCTCGGTCTCGAACAGCCGGATGCGCACCATGCGCTCGTGCAGATCCATGACGACCTGCGCGGATGCCTGATCCGCGGCCGGACCGGCCGGCCTCTTCGATGCCCTTTGAGCCATCGCGCGCCCCTTCGCCCCGAGCGAGGTGTCCCCAGCAATCGGACTTTGTTGTGTCGGTCTACAGTAACCGGCAGCGGGCACCTTACTGAAGAGGTTCTCTAATTACTATGCCTCGGGCCGACCCGGCTCCGCATCGCCTCCGCGCCCGTCGACCAGCTCGAGCGCATTGCCTTCCGGGTCGGCCCAGAAGCTGATCCGGCGGCCGTGCGCCCGGACGACGACCGGATTCGACAGCGGACGGGCGCCACCGGCCGCCAGAGCCGCAACGACCGGGTCCATGTCGTCGACATGGAACGTGAGGTACGCCAGCCCCTGTCGCGCGGTCAGCGGCACGGCCAACCCAGCGGGCGCCGGGGCCGGTTGGGGGCGGATCAACTTGACGCGGCCGCCGGAGGGCACCTGCAGCCAGACGACGAGCAGCTCACCCCCCAGTCCGGCCGGTGCGCCGATCGACGCCGGGATGCGCGAGCGGCGCACCTCGCGGCAGCCGAGCACATCGCCGTAGAAGCGCGCCATCGGCTCCAGTTCGCGCACGACGACGCCCACCTCGAACAGTTCGGGCACCACCTCGGCCATGCCGTCGGCCATCGCACCCACCTCCCCGTCGAGCGTTCGACGACCGACAGCGGCGACTGGAGCCCCTCCATAGAAAGATCCGGTCCCGCGCGGACCTCTCCCCCACACCAAGGCGACGCGACCCGCGGGGGGCCGGGCGGCGACTTACGTACTTTCTATTGACAGACAACACTAACCCCTGTTGTCGTGTCGGTCACAGCCCGGGGGTCGTAACAGAAGACCTTCTCCAGCTCGCGGCTGCGAGGATTGTGAGGACATCGTGGTCCAGACCAGTTCACCGGAGATCCGGGAGGCAGGCGCCGAGCGTCAGCCGCCCCCGGCCCCCGAGTACTCCTCTTGGATCAGCCAGGACCGGTCGACCGACGCGGCCTCCGTGGCGATGCGGCGGGAGGCCGCCGAGCTCGTCGAGCGCGTGCTGGAGCACTACCGCGACAACACCACGCACGAGGCCGACGGCCAGTGGACGGAACCCGTCGCCCACTACCTCGACGCCGGCCGCTGGCAGCGGGAGATGGACGCCGTGCACCGGACCGTCCCGCTGCCGCTCGCCATGTCGGCCGAGCTTCCCGGACCGAACACCTACAAGGCACTCGACGTACTCGGCGTGCCGGTGCTGATCACCCGGGACCGGCAGGGCGCCGTACACGCGATGATCAACGCCTGCCGACACCGCGGGGCCAGGATCATCGAGCCCGGCTGCGGTGTGTCCAAGCGGCTCACCTGCCCGTACCACTCCTGGTCGTACGACCTGGCCGGTGAGCTGCGGGGGGTGTACGCCGAGAAGACCTTCGGCGAGGTATCCCGCGCGGGGCGCGGTCTCGTACGCCTCCCGGCCGGGGAGCGGGCCGGGATCGTCTTCGTCTCGCTGGACCCGGCGGCCGAGCCCGACCTCGACGCCTGGCTGGGCGATCTGCGGCCGCTCCTGGAGGGGCTGCGTCTCGCGGAGTGCCATCACCACTCGACCAAGGAGCTGACCAGCCCCAACTGGAAGGTCACGCTCGACGGGTATCTGGAGACGTACCACTTCGCCTCGCTGCACCCGAAGACCGTGTTCGAGACGAACCTCTCCAACATGATGGCGCACGACACCTGGGGCCCTCACCAGCGCATCGCGCCCGCCCTGCGCCCCATCGCACAGGCGGCCGAGCTGCCTGCCGACCAGCGCGACCCGGGAGACTGCGTCGGAGCCATCTACTGGCTCTACCCCGGTCTGGC
The Streptomyces sp. NBC_01485 genome window above contains:
- a CDS encoding acyl-CoA dehydrogenase family protein codes for the protein MTTTVTGPGATEAELDDLRETVRSVCADAGGVAAVRGLDERLPGIDAGLWDTLGRRVGLAALGLPEAVGGVGSLAEIAVVCEELGRTLAPVPLLSSTVLAGQALAGCGTAEAPLAELAEGRIHSLAVAAPDGVWRPDAVPVAVAWRGGAPVLDGTAPFVLDGADAEMLVVAAAGPDGVDLFLADPREPGVTVRRVPTLDLSRGQAVVTFSGAAARALTAGGEGAEVVTRALDVAFVALAAEQLGGAQAALDMTVAQVRERTQFGRAIGSFQAVKHTCADMLLQVESARSAVVRAVRAAGSPEALAEAAAVAQSWCGEAFTFVAAECVQLHGGMGFTWEHDAHLYFRRAQSDAVLLGGADHHRERLAGLLSW
- a CDS encoding putative PEP-binding protein — its product is MSVTDRRPGVDAPRQAPGLALVPYGQGRTRGLDADALGTHGVAMDRLVALGLTVVPGLTVPAGAAVSLGEPGTARAAVGLVEQLSGRRVGDASRPLLLRLSASAPTDIAGLPPDLACLGVTPDNAGDLCTVIGRAQALYEVWAATVRMVAEYGLGVPAALLDDALLDSPEPRARVEALLSLVARHAGRPFPDDPAEQLALAARAVLARWDSPRARRSRRAQKLPADLDIALHVQALRIGPADRSGYGTAVSRHPETGRFSPQGSFFRGVRRSAPPPHTGEPLEKLAEGTALLEHALLTLERHLHAPVSVDFEVRDGEVSLLAAAVQSRPPLRASVCLAADLVRDGALDRDAAVRRIGPAQVQELLHPQLKLTGDEELLVRGLPASPGAATGTIALSSERALELAAEDTHAVLVMHETTPADVPGMLAAAAVLTGSGGIASHAAVVARGAGKPAVCGAEGLRVDRTAGTVRIGDRVLREGEPVSLDGRTGAVYAGTLRVSVAAPPPELSTLLDWADGARRLGVRVNADTAAEVSTAVALGAEGVGLCRTEHQFLGERLPLIRSVLLAADPAARDEALVALEQAQHEDFKALLAAVGDRPVTVRLLDAPLHEFLPAPGEAEAAGDPAAEQRAAALREANPMLGLRGVRLALLHERLYPAQAEALFSAWAEVAATGVRPRLEVMIPLVSLPEELQAAAAFVRGAAETVAARTGIEVPYRLGTMIETPRAALLAAELAEHAEFFSFGTNDLTQLTYGFSRDDVERQVLASYQERGFLTASPFARLDPHGVGALIALAVERARGTRPDIKLGVCGEHGGDPESIAFCDNLGLDYVSCSAHRVPVARMAAAHSALRGSGSGSGSGHDENGTAP
- a CDS encoding thiolase family protein, which translates into the protein MNRSEEIYVIGCGMHPFGRDESVSGLDMAERAIREALADAAVPWADIGYAAGGSDVSGKPDTLVGRLGLTGVPFVNVQNGCATGASTVLAVANALRAGEASLGLAVGFDKHERGAFHVSAARYGLGDWYAETGMMLTTQFFALKTQRYLHEYGIPERTLATVAARAFRNGSRHPLAWRRKELTEDEILHSAEVSPPLTQYMFCSPGQGAAALVLARGDRAFDLCERPVKLASLAFRTRRFGSFEVFAPWLPPGPHHSPSVDAAEAVFRGAGLAPSDVQVAQLQDTDSGSELIHLAETGLCGHGEQRELLAAGATDPTGRIPVNTDGGCLAGGEPVGASGLRQFHEVVRQLQGRAPGVQVPGGPRVGFTHVYGAPGISACAVLTV
- a CDS encoding Zn-ribbon domain-containing OB-fold protein is translated as MTTRLIDDSLFDGADPPRLVGARCTGCGTVVFPRQGSCPRCSDGAMAAHVLPESGEVWSWTVQAFPPREPYRPPADGHRPYAVGYVDLGEVLVEARLDLPRQLIRIGLPVRLTTVPTYCDEDGTQVLTFAFGPDAEDAR
- a CDS encoding enoyl-CoA hydratase/isomerase family protein; its protein translation is MSTQPVRVVRHSDGIVELLLDDPGRGNALDLPTAEALRDAAADIAGDPGGAVLLRAAGGNFCVGGDLRAFAGRGAETGPYVHAVATAAHSAVRTLHELPVPVVTAVRGAAAGGGIGLALAGDIVVAARSARFRLAYTAIGLTPDCGATWLLQRLLGPRRAADLILTNRVLTGDEAERWGLVSRVVEDAGLDDTAHRTAAALAAGSGAALRAAKELSRAASEAPLEEQLAAEARSIAALAGSAPAQAAMESFLAARSGGGASAGRPSDQEPQSVS